The proteins below are encoded in one region of Kazachstania africana CBS 2517 chromosome 6, complete genome:
- the BOL2 gene encoding Bol2p (similar to Saccharomyces cerevisiae YGL220W; ancestral locus Anc_3.530) produces the protein MIMVTEEEIRSKINSSISNVYNIIVTDLSYGCGKSFDVVVVSDVFEGKNKIQRSRIVNNCIREEMTSIHAFSCKCYTEKEWSKIVV, from the coding sequence ATGATTATGGTTACTGAGGAAGAGATTAGATCAAAGATCAATAGTAGTATATCGAATGTGTATAACATTATAGTGACGGATTTGTCGTATGGATGCGGTAAATCGTTTGACGTCGTAGTTGTAAGCGATGTATTCGAAGGTAAGAATAAGATACAGAGAAGTAGAATTGTGAACAATTGTATACGTGAGGAAATGACGAGCATTCATGCTTTTAGTTGTAAATGTTACACGGAAAAGGAGTGGTCAAAGATTGTTGTATAA
- the TRX3 gene encoding Trx3p (similar to Saccharomyces cerevisiae TRX3 (YCR083W); ancestral locus Anc_6.359), giving the protein MNRVGTRVTWRVGARRFQSSYATIPKLKTVKEFNDIVKTSSDKLSVVDFYATWCQPCKAMIPLMTKLIQENPTVNFYKVDVDESMELAQSCKITAMPSFLFLKDGKTLDKVIGANTMKLLENIDEFK; this is encoded by the coding sequence ATGAACAGAGTAGGTACTAGAGTAACCTGGAGGGTTGGGGCACGTCGTTTTCAATCAAGCTATGCTACGATCCCCAAATTGAAAACCGTAAAAGAATTTAACGATATTGTAAAAACTTCCAGTGATAAATTGTCCGTAGTGGACTTTTACGCAACTTGGTGTCAACCGTGCAAAGCCATGATCCCATTGATGACGAAATTGATCCAGGAGAACCCAACAGTCaatttttacaaagttGACGTTGATGAATCGATGGAACTAGCTCAATCCTGTAAGATCACTGCAATGCCCAGTTTTCTGTTCTTAAAAGATGGGAAGACTTTAGATAAAGTTATCGGTGCAAACACAATGAAGCTACTAGAGAATATTGACGaatttaaataa
- the PTC6 gene encoding type 2C protein phosphatase PTC6 (similar to Saccharomyces cerevisiae PTC6 (YCR079W); ancestral locus Anc_6.353) produces the protein MIARSQPYINVSAKRTTQLISNKNSNYNLKINLRTLPGYIGHRTSRINRSINQDAYSIHLLKNKQLQRTPILNLSVFDGHGNPDSKVSNLLADNLHNYIISNDFSKEKLFDLLLRYVQIFGGTYWNNLYQNKYKFYDKFIENCNTKIEQIIENKNSILFNRSDKNSLLTERQRLNFFYSFLKFDLDYCCGYINESKETPPDINEMIKKYPGGSTASSIFLSTFKESDMIEESFFIDSNEIFKLVVTQVGDSRILLCDSDGIAHNLVKLHHPNEFREFKRLMLAENDISTSSDAFGERRFLDNFTNTRSFGDLVGKKDGLTAEPDIFSYLIGNTIELSYNETSKLPFGGNECFIVLVTDGVSDILTDQEIVDLIASIVNVNGEKKANPQFVANEVINFISSVSNKYSDNATCLILKLTNWGKWPIIDRSGIMSEQSLLKA, from the coding sequence ATGATTGCTAGGTCGCAACCATATATCAATGTATCCGCTAAGAGAACTACTCAATTAATTTCcaacaaaaattcaaattataatctgaaaataaatttacGTACATTACCGGGTTATATTGGACACCGAACTAGTAGAATCAATCGATCGATTAATCAGGACGCTTATTCTattcatttattgaaaaacaaacaaTTGCAGCGTACTCCcattctaaatttatcTGTATTCGATGGTCATGGAAATCCAGATTCAAAGGTATCAAACTTACTAGCCGACAACCTGCATAATTATATCATATctaatgatttttcaaaggaaaAGCTCTTCGATTTATTGTTACGTTACGTACAGATCTTTGGAGGTACTTATTGGAATAatttatatcaaaataagTACAAGTTTTATGATAAATTCATAGAAAATTGTAACACCAAAATTGAacaaataattgaaaataagaatTCTATCCTGTTTAATAGATCAGACAAAAACTCTCTTTTGACTGAAAGACAACGATTGAATTTCTTCTACAGTTTCCtcaaatttgatttagaTTACTGTTGCGGATACATCaatgaatcaaaagaaacGCCGCCAgatatcaatgaaatgataaaaaaatatccaGGTGGCTCAACAGCATCTTCTATCTTTCTCTCGACGTTTAAAGAAAGTGATATGATTGAAGAATCATTCTTTATTGATtctaatgaaattttcaaactCGTCGTTACACAAGTTGGTGATTCTAGGATCTTACTGTGTGATTCTGATGGTATTGCACATAATTTGGTTAAGCTCCATCATCCAAATGAATTCAGAGAATTTAAAAGGTTGATGTTGGCAGAAAACGACATTTCCACGTCTAGCGACGCATTTGGTGAGAGAAGATTTCTGGACAATTTCACCAACACAAGATCATTTGGTGATCTGGTGGGTAAGAAAGATGGATTGACTGCAGAACctgatattttttcttatttgatAGGGAATACCATCGAATTATCTTACAACGAAACTTCAAAACTGCCGTTCGGTGGGAATGAATGCTTTATTGTATTGGTGACTGACGGTGTCTCAGATATTCTGACGgatcaagaaattgtaGATTTAATTGCATCCATCGTCAACGTCAACGGTGAGAAAAAGGCAAATCCTCAGTTTGTAGCAAATGAAgtaatcaattttatttcaagTGTCAGTAATAAATATTCTGACAACGCAACAtgtttgatattgaaactCACTAACTGGGGCAAATGGCCAATAATCGACAGATCAGGTATAATGAGCGAGCAATCGTTGTTGAAAGCATGA
- the AHC2 gene encoding Ahc2p (similar to Saccharomyces cerevisiae AHC2 (YCR082W); ancestral locus Anc_6.358): MITPTPVHDSVKEFQDKSIDENLDYALLKHEKSHLQRKLTEQRYFYKQLQVLYSQVEKTKNYQEFIDVLTNLKPLLREIFTLEGQQRRSSKFSTDIDIDWTKYGIDVLEYVSANDQLLAMYTEGLLL, from the coding sequence ATGATTACACCAACACCTGTTCACGATTCAGTGAAGGAGTTTCAAGATAAGAGCATAGACGAGAACCTAGATTATGCGCTATTGAAACATGAAAAATCTCatttacaaagaaaattaacaGAACAACGCTATTTTTACAAACAACTGCAAGTGTTGTACTCCCAAGTTGAAAAGACTAAGAATTACCAAGAATTCATCGATGTCTTGACCAATTTGAAACCTCTGCTAAGAGAAATATTCACTTTGGAAGGCCAGCAAAGACGGTCGAGTAAGTTTAGCACCGACATCGATATCGACTGGACGAAATATGGTATTGACGTACTGGAATACGTCTCTGCAAATGACCAGCTGTTGGCGATGTACACAGAAGGGTTATTGTTGTAG
- the COQ6 gene encoding putative N,N-dimethylaniline monooxygenase COQ6 (similar to Saccharomyces cerevisiae COQ6 (YGR255C); ancestral locus Anc_1.103), translating into MLKISFSRQLVRTFATTADEVTIPKLTDILIVGGGPAGLTLATAIKNSSHLAKLKTTLVDSAKLTENVLPFYSNPPTEYHNRVVSITPKSLNFITNTLNVKLLENRIQPYDGCYITDGISKAHMSLNKESMLYMVEIMNIQSSLLKHLKELNLKEEDFEMKENVKVENISYSNPEDPTSWPLVKLSNGETYKTRLLIGCDGANSPVKKFSKLNTEGWKYNTFGTVATLKLNGPPIFKINGWQRFLKWGPVAHLPLPDNNASLVWSTKGNTLSEMFVNMDTKVFASLINAAFVLSDADLEYYFNAIKNNTMKSDELIDDINFRINETWDNLKDDSLIDEIFPPQVVDVVKGSVARFPFKFSHVDKYVTDRIALVGDAAHTTHPLAGQGLNMGQHDVEELTKALEKATLRGLDIGSELALEPYWAECYPFNNVRLGLADKLHKLYQTDSKPIVAMRSLGLTLTDKIEPVKNLVIDTLTGGEEMCK; encoded by the coding sequence ATGCTAAAGATAAGTTTCTCGAGGCAATTGGTCAGAACTTTTGCTACCACGGCGGATGAAGTGACAATCCCTAAATTAACTGATATTTTAATCGTTGGTGGGGGCCCAGCTGGTCTTACATTGGCTACTGCAATAAAGAATTCGTCTCATCTAGCAAAATTAAAGACAACTCTGGTAGATTCAGCAAAGCTTACCGAGAATGTCCTTCCTTTTTACTCAAACCCACCAACCGAGTATCATAATAGAGTCGTTTCAATAACTCCAAAATCTCTGAATTTCATCACCAATACACTGAATGTGAAATTGCTCGAAAATAGAATTCAACCTTACGATGGATGCTACATTACCGATGGTATATCTAAGGCACATATGTCACTGAATAAAGAATCAATGCTATATATGGtagaaataatgaatattcaatcctcattattgaaacatctcaaagaattgaacttaaaggaagaagattttgaaatgaagGAAAATGTCAAAGTAGAGAATATCTCATATTCAAATCCTGAAGATCCTACGTCATGGCCCCTAGTGAAACTATCAAATGGGGAGACCTACAAAACAAGATTGTTAATTGGATGTGATGGGGCCAATTCGCCAGttaagaaattttccaaattaaACACTGAAGGTTGGAAATATAACACATTTGGCACTGTCGCcactttgaaattgaacGGGCCTCCCATATTTAAAATCAATGGCTGGCAAAGGTTTTTAAAATGGGGACCCGTAGCACATTTACCATTACCTGACAACAACGCATCTTTAGTCTGGAGTACCAAGGGCAACACATTATCAGAGATGTTTGTCAATATGGATACAAAAGTTTTTGCTAGTCTGATAAACGCTGCATTTGTATTGAGCGATGCAGACTTAGAGTATTATTTCAATGCTATAAAAAATAACACTATGAAGTCAGATGAACTAATAGATGACATCAATTTTAGAATCAATGAAACTTGGGATAACTTAAAGGATGATTCattaattgatgaaatttttccacCACAAGTTGTTGATGTCGTAAAGGGCTCCGTAGCAAGATTCCCATTCAAGTTCAGTCACGTTGACAAATATGTCACAGATAGAATTGCATTGGTAGGTGATGCTGCTCATACTACTCATCCATTAGCCGGCCAAGGTTTGAATATGGGACAACACGATGTGGAAGAATTGACAAAAGCACTTGAAAAAGCTACATTAAGGGGTCTCGATATTGGATCGGAATTAGCATTGGAACCATATTGGGCTGAATGCTACCCTTTCAACAATGTCAGGTTAGGACTAGCTGATAAGTTACATAAATTGTACCAAACAGACTCAAAACCCATCGTAGCCATGAGAAGTCTAGGATTAACCTTAACTGACAAGATAGAACCCGTCAAGAACCTAGTTATCGATACGCTGACGGGCGGTGAAGAGATGTGTAAATAG
- the SRB8 gene encoding Srb8p (similar to Saccharomyces cerevisiae SRB8 (YCR081W); ancestral locus Anc_6.356), whose protein sequence is MSPSKYLLNPPEELHPYTAIANDKYKNKVPSDQESKLIYPDFGPWKHKKEEDQILLNFVSKGYYVSSKVNFESISARSSLHESLPNLSNELASQFSKVLKIREQEINKISSSDNNPASIDSLRVFNPLAGPGFVLPNRVTLTDNRKELWLQELSSPHTSLHKISKFIPHGLKRRQVIEQCYVKQIPLRRAIWLLKTCYSIEAHALQVKYLNTNSNSKSEWDLNRLINDPNTDLEKISESISSPLYKEWTDNFVYILEKLVFEMNQYYNDAAKLKKWKTELNYFLKLLGNCYSLDLLNKEVFHHWLIEFISKIELFEFLPTALHILTIFWDKLINSSNLPDKSFSLQCNNSTHSTNNNFLVSKITDILLYKYYVVSNAKSMINDESYIINDVRKNTKIKESILSILRNLIWKLFQRSTLDIFLFNASSWDLYKPYIFEIISLKWASSSTVNKGEIKKKLELISYRNETLRSNSLLATSSSAASSPSNTSNWDADYSNIFKSSSKDPNLKVIRIQFADISFTKKLDDNSTAFDWAQYIDQNPLQKTQILQLILWAIHPSRTFHYESMQLVAKILLLQINSSLADNFPEYEIEDLIWSVVFQIAKLNSTNLKLLVCLKSLYKILNILIIYGIIKVPTYIRKLISSGIMYLQDSGDKFLHVNLIINLKISPLMKSQFNMVLRNVIEYDPSFYEQYNFDTLLKAAESNKERLLSGDYDGSSHLNLPQSSKIMLAEACLNHLCSGSSPEPVSSSMIMRMFNLFWLDLDVLYHFYKWIEFIVYHQLLADIDAMETLIDILIKYQKLFSQFVNDHILFTKTFIYIYSKILKGSDALHYNILSFVKFWKFFMKNFPVALIIDNDLKHELSEIYEEEKNKLKKLQEDDEFVHSLFKCLNDIDFHVSNCAKLFQLNIKVIISDSNETEIRQKSRYNLLLLMSANSREYNKLMSIFLKRKSFQEKDLIKLISAKLLTMEQISSTLGISFVLDLLTYNSKNDVRSEIFYQFHEEEFIKSNLKSILISCQLDLSKRYTTFIGLVTTYGPISQYSRIVTTVLMKTLKQRPTMASQIMNDILNFNCRNQDVQASTVDDGEDDDTEDEVSIDEPLLYETYSMLDFTNLWVFQAFTGYQFSKILEKNETQEDIDEYLKEFLYKIFDVTELNELTSELFDEINQIEWIDKIVQLVENDFFENILLDSGENKLSREYLILIVDTTTSLSRKFTKLTSANSSLFFKCFDKCERIISKFVESDNLQPIALQLDVSIKILTIHQNSVLETIVQGLKTESERDRINKFVTNLFKLFEKVSFSLKLKLLLYEILSSLKSYCYYVATLGETSIDDENVSIVPQGRSNSKMQNDFKVPENLINLPPFQVSSFMKVSDDNTDSSVALNLGITPTKDVDYSNDHGRWFIYDKKSKRYVCKFKNVPYNNIKNYQNDTDPVNSFNNGCYNLSLFDASYENKNPH, encoded by the coding sequence ATGTCACCAAGTAAATATTTACTAAACCCACCAGAGGAATTGCATCCATATACTGCGATAGcaaatgataaatataaGAACAAGGTCCCATCAGATCAAGAATCAAAGCTGATATATCCCGATTTTGGACCATGGAAACacaagaaagaagaagatcaGATACTCTTAAATTTCGTCTCCAAGGGATATTACGTATCATCAAAAGTAAATTTCGAAAGTATCTCAGCTAGATCGTCTCTACATGAATCACTTCCAAATTTGTCTAATGAGCTAGCATCACAATTTTCGAAGGTCTTGAAGATTCGAGAacaagaaataaataagaTATCTTCCTCTGATAACAATCCTGCTTCTATTGATAGTCTTCGAGTTTTTAATCCCCTAGCAGGTCCCGGGTTTGTATTGCCTAACAGAGTCACTTTAACCGACAATAGAAAGGAGTTGTGGTTGCAGGAGTTGAGCTCTCCTCACACTTCATTACataaaatttccaaatttatACCGCATGGGCTTAAGAGGCGACAAGTTATCGAACAATGCTACGTAAAACAGATACCTTTAAGGAGGGCAATTTGGCTTTTAAAGACATGCTATTCCATTGAAGCTCACGCCTTACAAGTTAAATATTTGAACACAAATTCCAACTCAAAGTCTGAGTGGGATTTGAATCGACTCATTAATGATCCAAACACTGACCTGGAAAAGATCTCagaatcaatttcatcaccCTTGTATAAGGAATGGActgataattttgtttatattcttgaaaaactagtttttgaaatgaaCCAATATTACAATGACGCTGCTaaactaaaaaaatggaaaacTGAGCTAAATTACTTTTTAAAACTATTAGGCAATTGTTACAGTCTCGATCTCCTTAATAAAGAAGTATTTCATCACTGGCTGATAGAGTTCATTTCTAAAATCGAACTTTTCGAATTTTTGCCCACAGCTTTGCATATTTTAACTATATTCTGGGATAAACTAATCAATTCAAGTAACTTGCCTgataaatcattttcattacaATGTAATAATTCCACTCACTCGaccaataataattttttggtCTCTAAGATCACTGACATATTGCTTTACAAGTATTATGTGGTTTCAAATGCCAAATCTATGATAAATGACGAAAGTTATATTATAAATGATGTCAGAAAAAATACCAAGATAAAGGAATCAATATTATCCATTTTGCGTAATTTAATATGGAAACTTTTTCAGAGGAGTACGTTAGATATCTTTTTATTCAACGCATCGAGTTGGGATCTCTATAAACCctatatttttgaaataataagTTTAAAGTGGGCCTCAAGTAGCACTGTAAATAAAGGGGAAATTAAGAAGAAGTTGGAGTTAATTAGTTATAGAAATGAAACATTAAGGAGTAACAGTTTGTTGGCTACATCTAGTTCAGCAGCTTCTTCCCCTTCTAACACCTCAAATTGGGATGCAGATTATTCgaatatattcaaatcatCCTCAAAAGatccaaatttgaaagtgatCAGAATACAATTCGCTGATATATCATTTACCAAGAAATTAGACGATAACTCTACAGCTTTCGATTGGGCACAATACATTGATCAAAATCCGTTACAGAAGACACAAATTTTACAGTTAATTCTATGGGCAATTCATCCATCCCGTACATTTCATTATGAATCGATGCAATTAGTTGCTAAAATACTGCTTTTGCAAATCAATTCATCGCTTGCCGACAACTTTCCTGAATATGAGATAGAAGATTTGATTTGGTCAgtagtttttcaaattgcAAAATTGAATTCCACAAACCTTAAGTTATTAGTATGTTTGAAATCCCtatacaaaatattgaacATTCTAATTATTTATGGCATTATCAAAGTTCCAACGTATATCAGGAAGCTTATCAGTTCGGGCATCATGTATTTGCAAGATTCAGGTGATAAATTTCTCCATGTTAATCttattatcaatttgaagatttcacCTTTAATGAAAAGTCAGTTCAACATGGTACTAAGAAACGTGATCGAATATGATCCATCTTTTTATGAGCAATATAACTTTGATACATTATTGAAAGCTGCTGAATCAAACAAGGAAAGGCTGCTTTCGGGAGATTATGATGGTTCGTCTCACTTGAATTTACCACAAAGTAGTAAGATTATGCTTGCGGAGGCGTGTTTAAATCATTTATGTTCAGGCAGTTCGCCTGAACCAGTCAGCAGCTCAATGATAATGAGGATgtttaatcttttttggCTCGATTTAGATGTGTTGTACCATTTTTATAAATGGATTGAATTCATCGTCTACCATCAACTGCTGGCAGATATTGACGCCATGGAGACattaattgatattttgataaaatatcagaAGTTATTTTCACAATTTGTTAACGATCATATTTTATTCACAAAGACCTTCATTTAcatatattccaaaatcCTTAAGGGCAGTGATGCATTACATTACAACATTCTGTCATTCGTGAAGTTctggaaatttttcatgaaGAATTTTCCAGTAGCTTTAATTATTGATAACGATCTAAAGCATGAATTATCAGAGATTTACGAGGAggagaaaaataaattaaaaaaattacaagagGACGATGAGTTTGTCCATAGTTTATTCAAATGCcttaatgatattgatttcCATGTGTCGAATTGTGCAAAATTATTCCAATTGAACATCAAGGTTATTATTTctgattcaaatgaaacaGAAATAAGACAGAAATCAAGATATAACctgttattattaatgaGTGCAAATTCCCGGGAATATAATAAGCTTatgtcaatttttttgaaaagaaagagctTCCAAGAAAAGGACTTAATCAAACTTATATCTGCAAAGTTATTAACAATGGAACAAATTAGTAGTACACTAGGGATTTCATTTGTTTTAGACCTTCTGACCtataattcaaaaaatgatgtAAGaagtgaaattttttaccAGTTTCATGAAGAGGAATTTATCAAGAGTAATCTCAAATctattttgatttcttgtCAGTTGGATCTTAGTAAACGTTATACGACGTTTATTGGCTTAGTAACGACGTATGGACCAATTTCTCAATACTCCCGAATTGTAACGACAGTTCTGATGAAGACTTTAAAGCAACGTCCCACTATGGCATCCCAAATAATGAATGAcatattgaattttaacTGTAGGAACCAAGATGTACAAGCCAGCACTGTAGATGATGGTGAAGATGATGACACAGAAGATGAAGTAAGTATCGACGAGCCATTGCTGTATGAAACATATTCGATGCTGGATTTTACAAATTTGTGGGTTTTCCAAGCGTTTACTGGCTATCAATTTTCCAAGATCcttgaaaagaatgaaacacaggaagatattgatgaatatttgaaagagtTTCTTTACAAGATATTTGATGTGACCGAATTGAATGAACTTACATCTGAGttatttgatgaaattaatcaaattgaatggattgataaaattgttcaattagttgaaaatgatttttttgaaaatatattactAGATAGTGGTGAGAATAAGCTATCAAGGGAGTATCTCATTCTTATTGTTGATACAACGACTAGTCTATCGAGGAAATTTACCAAACTTACATCGGCAAACTCATCACTTTTCTTTAAGTGTTTTGATAAATGTGAAAGGATTATTTCTAAATTCGTGGAATCCGATAATTTACAGCCTATTGCATTACAGCTCGACGTTTCAATTAAGATTCTTACCATACATCAAAATTCTGTTCTTGAAACCATCGTTCAGGGGCTCAAGACAGAATCAGAAAGAGAcagaataaataaatttgtcaccaatttatttaaactatttgaaaaagtttcatTTAGtctaaaattaaaattactCTTATATGAaatattatcttcattgaaatcgTATTGCTACTATGTGGCCACGCTGGGGGAGACAAGTatagatgatgaaaatgtctCAATAGTTCCTCAAGGTCGTTCAAACAGTAAGATGCAGAATGATTTCAAGGTTccagaaaatttgataaatctaCCACCTTTCCAAGTCTCATCATTCATGAAGGTTTCAGATGATAATACAGATAGTTCTGTTGCATTAAATCTGGGTATAACTCCGACAAAGGATGTAGACTACTCAAATGATCATGGTAGATGGTTCATTTACGacaaaaaatcaaaacgGTACGTTTGCAAATTCAAGAACGTTCCATACAACAACATCAAGAATTATCAGAACGACACTGATCCAGTAAACTCCTTCAACAACGGATGCTACAACCTCAGTCTCTTCGATGCAAGCTACGAGAATAAGAACCCTCATTAG